A genomic segment from Klebsiella africana encodes:
- the fhuA gene encoding ferrichrome porin FhuA — MARPKTAQPNHSLRKVAVVVATAVSGMSVYAQAAEQPKQEETITVVAAPTAQESAWGPAPTIAAKRSATATKTDTPIEKTPQSVSVVTRQEMEMRQPTTVKEALSYTPSVFSTRGSSTTYDVVTIRGFTTSSTVNTNQYLDGMKLQGNNYSEVSMDPYFLERVEVMRGPTSVLYGNSNPGGIVSMVSKRPTTEPLKEVQFKMGTDNLWQTGFDFSDAIDDAGVWSYRLTGLGRSQDAQQQMAKSTRYAVAPSFSWRPDDKTDFTFLSNFQNDPYAGYYGWLPREGTVVPYYDANGKAHKLPTDFNEGESDNKMARRQQMVGYSFSHQFDDTFTVRQNLRYADVHTLYRSVYGNGYVAPGYMNRAYVRSDEHLNTFTVDTQLQSDFATGAVSHTLLTGVDYSRMRNDVDADYGTADAISMTNPQYGNPNVNVNFPYAVLNRMEQTGLYAQDQMEWDKWVMTLGGRYDYATTSTFTRSTSSMAENHDQQFSWRGGINYLFDNGISPYFSYSESFEPVSGSNSSGKPFDPSRGKQYEAGVKYVPKDMPVVVTAAVYQLTKDKNLTADPNDPTGLFSVQTGEIRSRGFELEAKAAVNANINLTAAYSYTDAEYTHDTVFEGKRPAEVPRNMASLWADYTFHETALSGLTVGAGARYIGSTVSYYKNDTSTGKKNDSFNVAGYALMDATVKYDLARFGLPGSSVGVNVNNLFDREYVSSCYSEYACYWGAGRQVVATATFRF; from the coding sequence ATGGCGCGTCCAAAAACTGCTCAGCCAAATCACTCGCTGCGTAAAGTCGCAGTTGTAGTAGCCACGGCGGTTAGCGGCATGTCTGTCTACGCACAGGCAGCAGAACAACCGAAGCAAGAAGAAACTATCACCGTCGTCGCGGCCCCGACCGCCCAGGAAAGCGCCTGGGGACCGGCGCCGACCATTGCGGCAAAACGCTCTGCCACGGCGACCAAGACCGATACCCCGATCGAAAAAACGCCGCAGTCTGTCTCGGTGGTAACGCGCCAGGAGATGGAGATGCGCCAGCCGACGACGGTAAAAGAGGCGCTCTCCTATACGCCAAGCGTCTTCTCCACCCGCGGCAGTTCAACTACCTATGATGTGGTCACCATCCGCGGCTTCACCACTTCGTCGACCGTCAATACCAACCAGTATCTGGATGGCATGAAGCTGCAGGGTAACAACTACTCTGAAGTCTCCATGGACCCGTATTTCCTGGAACGCGTGGAAGTGATGCGCGGGCCAACCTCGGTGCTGTACGGCAACAGCAACCCGGGCGGTATCGTCAGTATGGTCAGCAAGCGCCCGACTACCGAGCCGCTGAAAGAAGTGCAGTTCAAGATGGGCACCGATAACCTGTGGCAGACCGGGTTTGACTTTAGCGACGCCATTGATGATGCCGGCGTCTGGTCCTATCGCCTGACCGGCCTGGGACGCAGCCAGGATGCCCAGCAGCAAATGGCGAAATCGACCCGCTACGCGGTGGCGCCATCCTTTAGCTGGCGTCCCGATGATAAAACCGATTTCACCTTCCTGAGCAACTTCCAGAATGACCCGTACGCGGGCTACTACGGCTGGCTGCCGCGTGAAGGCACCGTGGTGCCGTATTACGATGCCAACGGTAAGGCGCACAAGCTGCCAACCGATTTCAACGAAGGCGAGTCCGATAACAAAATGGCGCGTCGCCAGCAGATGGTGGGCTATAGCTTCTCCCATCAGTTCGATGACACCTTTACCGTGCGTCAAAATCTGCGCTATGCCGATGTGCATACGCTGTATCGTTCGGTATACGGCAACGGCTATGTCGCGCCGGGTTACATGAATCGCGCCTACGTGCGTTCTGATGAGCACCTGAACACCTTTACCGTCGATACTCAGCTACAGTCTGATTTCGCCACCGGCGCGGTCAGCCATACGCTGCTGACCGGGGTGGACTACTCGCGGATGCGTAACGACGTTGACGCAGACTACGGTACGGCCGATGCCATTAGCATGACCAATCCGCAGTACGGTAATCCGAACGTGAACGTCAACTTCCCGTACGCGGTCCTTAACCGGATGGAGCAGACGGGCCTGTACGCGCAGGATCAGATGGAGTGGGACAAATGGGTGATGACGTTAGGTGGCCGTTACGATTACGCCACTACGTCGACCTTCACCCGTTCAACCAGCAGCATGGCGGAGAATCACGACCAGCAGTTCAGCTGGCGCGGCGGTATCAACTATCTCTTTGATAACGGCATCTCCCCGTACTTCAGCTATAGCGAATCGTTTGAACCGGTATCGGGTTCCAACAGCAGCGGTAAGCCGTTCGATCCGTCGCGCGGTAAGCAGTATGAAGCCGGCGTAAAATACGTGCCGAAAGATATGCCGGTGGTGGTCACCGCGGCGGTCTATCAGCTGACCAAAGATAAGAACCTGACGGCAGACCCGAACGATCCGACCGGGCTGTTCAGCGTACAAACCGGCGAAATCCGCTCCCGCGGCTTTGAGCTGGAGGCGAAGGCGGCGGTTAACGCCAATATCAACCTGACCGCGGCCTACAGCTACACCGATGCCGAGTACACCCACGATACCGTTTTCGAAGGCAAGCGTCCGGCGGAAGTGCCGCGTAACATGGCCTCCCTGTGGGCGGATTATACCTTCCACGAAACCGCGCTCAGCGGTCTGACGGTAGGCGCCGGGGCGCGTTATATCGGTTCAACGGTCAGTTACTACAAAAATGACACCAGCACCGGTAAGAAAAACGATTCCTTCAATGTGGCCGGTTATGCGCTGATGGATGCGACAGTAAAATACGATTTGGCGCGCTTCGGCCTGCCGGGCTCTTCGGTCGGCGTCAACGTCAACAACCTGTTTGACCGCGAATATGTCTCCAGCTGCTATAGCGAATACGCCTGCTACTGGGGCGCCGGACGCCAGGTCGTTGCCACCGCAACCTTCCGTTTCTAA
- the mrcB gene encoding bifunctional glycosyl transferase/transpeptidase: MAGDDREPIGRKGRPSRPTKQKVTRRRVREEDYDDEYDDDDYEDEKPVPRKSKGKGGKPRRKRSWLWLLVKLGIVFAVLIAAYGVYLDQKIRSRIDGKVWELPAAVYGRMVNLEPDMQISKNEMVRLLNATQYRQVSAMTRPGEYTVQANSIEMIRRPFDFPDSKEGQVRARLTFDGDHLETIENMDNNRQFGFFRLDPRLITMLQSPNGEQRLFVKRSGFPDLLVDTLLATEDRHFYEHDGISLYSIGRAVLANLTAGRTVQGASTLTQQLVKNLFLSSERSYWRKANEAYMALIVDARYSKDRILELYMNEVYLGQSGDNEIRGFPLASLYYFGRPVEELSLDQQALLVGMVKGASVYNPWRNPKLALERRNLVLRLLQQQQVIDQELYDMLSARPLGVQPRGGVISPQPAFMQMVRQELQAKLGDKVKDLSGVKIFTTFDSVAQDAAEKAASEGIPVLKKQRKLADLETAMVVVDRFTGEVRAMVGGAEPQFAGYNRAMQARRSIGSLAKPATYLTALSQPNQYRLNTWIADAPVTIRLSNGQTWSPQNDDRRFSGQVMLVDALTRSMNVPTVNLGMALGLPAVVDTWTKLGAPKNQLNAVPSMLLGALNLTPIEVAQAFQTIASGGNRAPLSALRSVIAEDGTVLYQSYPQAERAVPAQAAYMTLWTMQQVVQRGTGRQLGAKYPGLHLAGKTGTTNNNVDTWFAGIDGSQVTITWVGRDNNQPTKLYGASGAMSIYQRYLANQTPTPLVLTAPEDVVDMGVDSNGNFVCSGGMRSLPVWTTQPDALCRQGEMMQQQQLQQQEANNPFNQSGQQQPQQQQQQQQPPKQQEKSDGVAGWIKDMFGSN; encoded by the coding sequence ATGGCGGGAGATGACCGCGAGCCTATCGGACGTAAGGGAAGACCCTCACGTCCGACAAAACAGAAAGTCACCCGTCGCCGGGTCCGGGAAGAGGACTACGACGACGAGTATGATGACGATGATTATGAGGATGAGAAACCGGTGCCGAGAAAATCTAAAGGCAAAGGTGGTAAGCCTCGTCGGAAGCGCAGCTGGCTGTGGCTGCTGGTCAAGCTGGGGATTGTCTTCGCGGTGCTGATTGCCGCCTATGGCGTCTACCTCGATCAGAAAATCCGCAGCCGCATTGACGGTAAAGTCTGGGAGCTACCGGCCGCGGTCTATGGCCGGATGGTGAACCTTGAGCCGGACATGCAGATCAGCAAAAACGAAATGGTGCGTTTGCTGAACGCCACGCAGTATCGTCAGGTCAGCGCGATGACGCGCCCGGGTGAATACACCGTGCAGGCTAACAGCATCGAGATGATCCGTCGTCCGTTCGATTTCCCGGACAGTAAAGAAGGACAGGTGCGCGCGCGTCTGACCTTCGACGGCGACCATCTGGAAACTATCGAGAATATGGATAACAACCGCCAGTTCGGTTTCTTCCGTCTCGATCCGCGTCTTATTACCATGCTGCAGTCGCCGAACGGCGAGCAGCGCCTGTTCGTGAAGCGCAGCGGCTTCCCCGATCTGCTGGTGGATACCCTGCTGGCGACCGAAGACCGCCACTTCTACGAGCACGATGGTATCAGCCTCTATTCCATCGGCCGTGCGGTGCTGGCAAACCTGACGGCGGGCCGGACGGTGCAGGGGGCGAGTACCCTGACCCAGCAGCTGGTGAAAAACCTGTTCCTCTCCAGCGAACGCTCCTACTGGCGTAAAGCCAACGAAGCGTATATGGCGCTGATCGTCGACGCCCGCTACAGCAAGGATCGCATCCTTGAGCTGTATATGAACGAGGTGTACCTCGGGCAGAGCGGTGATAACGAAATTCGCGGCTTCCCGCTGGCCAGCCTGTACTATTTTGGCCGTCCGGTGGAAGAGCTGAGCCTCGATCAGCAGGCGCTGCTGGTGGGGATGGTGAAAGGGGCGTCGGTGTATAACCCGTGGCGCAACCCGAAGCTGGCCCTGGAGCGACGCAATCTGGTGCTGCGTCTGCTGCAGCAGCAGCAGGTTATCGACCAGGAACTGTACGACATGCTGAGCGCCCGTCCGCTGGGCGTGCAGCCGCGCGGTGGGGTGATTTCACCGCAGCCGGCGTTTATGCAGATGGTGCGTCAGGAGCTGCAGGCGAAGCTGGGCGATAAAGTGAAAGATCTTTCTGGCGTGAAAATCTTCACTACCTTCGACTCGGTGGCCCAGGATGCGGCGGAAAAAGCGGCCTCCGAAGGGATCCCGGTACTGAAGAAACAGCGCAAACTGGCAGACCTGGAAACCGCCATGGTAGTGGTTGACCGCTTTACCGGCGAAGTGCGGGCGATGGTTGGCGGCGCGGAGCCGCAATTCGCGGGTTATAACCGCGCGATGCAGGCCCGCCGATCAATTGGTTCTCTGGCTAAGCCAGCGACCTATCTGACCGCGCTGAGCCAGCCGAATCAGTATCGCCTGAATACCTGGATCGCCGATGCGCCGGTGACCATTCGCCTGTCCAACGGCCAGACGTGGTCCCCGCAGAACGACGATCGTCGCTTCAGCGGCCAGGTGATGCTGGTGGATGCCCTGACCCGCTCGATGAACGTGCCGACGGTTAACCTCGGGATGGCGCTGGGCTTGCCGGCGGTGGTTGATACCTGGACGAAGCTGGGGGCGCCGAAGAACCAGCTCAACGCGGTACCGTCGATGCTGCTGGGTGCGCTAAACCTGACGCCGATTGAAGTGGCGCAGGCCTTCCAGACCATCGCCAGCGGGGGTAACCGCGCGCCGTTATCCGCTCTGCGGTCAGTAATTGCTGAAGATGGCACCGTGCTCTATCAGAGCTATCCACAGGCAGAGCGCGCCGTGCCTGCCCAGGCGGCTTACATGACGCTGTGGACCATGCAGCAGGTGGTACAGCGCGGGACGGGGCGTCAGCTGGGCGCGAAGTATCCTGGCCTGCATCTGGCGGGGAAAACCGGGACCACCAACAATAACGTCGATACCTGGTTCGCCGGCATCGACGGTAGCCAGGTGACTATCACCTGGGTGGGACGCGATAACAACCAGCCGACCAAACTGTACGGTGCCAGCGGTGCGATGTCGATTTACCAACGCTATCTGGCGAACCAGACGCCAACGCCGCTGGTGCTGACGGCGCCGGAAGATGTCGTCGACATGGGCGTGGACAGCAATGGCAACTTCGTCTGCAGCGGCGGTATGCGTTCGCTGCCGGTGTGGACCACGCAGCCGGATGCGCTGTGCCGTCAGGGCGAGATGATGCAGCAGCAGCAGTTGCAGCAGCAGGAAGCGAACAACCCGTTCAATCAGTCCGGGCAGCAGCAGCCGCAGCAACAACAACAGCAGCAACAGCCGCCGAAGCAGCAGGAAAAGAGCGACGGCGTGGCGGGCTGGATCAAGGATATGTTCGGCAGCAACTGA
- the gspC gene encoding type II secretion system protein GspC, whose product MPVSVMGLTNINKGIIKLLPQIVTLIILITAIPQLAKLTWRVVFPVSPEDISALPLTASPVAETELKSVRPVFTLFGLAAKNIPAPAQATNLNQVPVSSLKLRLTGLLASSNPARSIAIIEKEKQQVSLSVGDTTPGYDARIAAILPDRIIVNYQGRQEAILLFNDSRAAPPSAAAVASPPLVKRLREQPQNILTYLSISPVLSGDKLQGYRLNPGKDASLFRQAGLQENDLAIALNGIDLRDQEQAQQAMQHLAELTEITLTVEREGQRHDIAFALGDE is encoded by the coding sequence ATGCCAGTTTCTGTGATGGGGTTAACAAATATAAATAAAGGGATAATAAAATTATTACCTCAAATTGTGACACTCATCATATTAATAACCGCTATCCCGCAGCTGGCGAAATTAACCTGGCGGGTCGTATTCCCTGTCAGTCCTGAGGATATTTCCGCACTGCCATTAACCGCTTCCCCAGTGGCAGAAACGGAATTAAAAAGCGTGCGCCCCGTATTTACCCTGTTTGGCCTGGCAGCGAAAAATATTCCCGCGCCAGCCCAGGCCACCAACCTCAACCAGGTGCCCGTTTCCAGTCTGAAGTTACGCCTTACCGGCCTGCTCGCCAGCAGCAACCCTGCGCGGTCTATTGCCATTATTGAGAAAGAAAAACAGCAAGTTAGCCTTAGCGTCGGCGATACCACCCCAGGATATGATGCGCGGATCGCCGCCATTCTGCCCGACCGGATTATCGTCAACTATCAGGGGCGCCAGGAGGCCATTTTATTATTTAACGACAGCCGCGCGGCGCCGCCCTCAGCCGCCGCAGTGGCCAGTCCTCCCCTCGTGAAGCGACTTCGCGAGCAGCCACAAAATATCCTCACTTATTTATCTATTTCGCCTGTGCTCAGCGGCGACAAACTGCAAGGCTATCGCCTAAACCCAGGCAAAGATGCCTCACTGTTTCGCCAGGCCGGCCTGCAGGAAAATGATTTAGCCATTGCCTTAAATGGCATTGATTTACGCGACCAGGAACAAGCGCAACAGGCGATGCAACACCTGGCCGAACTGACCGAAATAACGCTAACCGTTGAGCGAGAAGGCCAACGACACGATATCGCTTTCGCGCTGGGGGATGAATAA
- the pulA gene encoding pullulanase-type alpha-1,6-glucosidase translates to MLRYTCHALFLGSLVLLSGCDNSSSSSSSGSPGDPGTPGTPDPQDVVVRLPDVAVPGEAVQASANQAVIHLVDIAGITSSTPVDYATKNLYLWNNETCDALSAPVGDWNDVSTTPTGSDKYGPYWVIPLTKESGCINVIVRDGTDKLIDSDLRVSFSDFTDRTVSVIAGNSAVYDSRADAFRAAFGVALADAHWVDKTTLLWPGGENKPIVRLYYSHSSKVAADSNGEFSDKYVKLTPTTVSQQVSMRFPHLASYPAFKLPDDVNVDELLQGETVAIAAESDGILSSATQVQTAGVLDDTYAAAAEALSYGAQLTDSGVTFRVWAPTAQQVELVLYSADKKVVASHPMTRDSASGAWSWQGGSDLKGAFYRYAMTVYHPQSRKVEQYEVTDPYAHSLSTNSEYSQVVDLNDSALKPEGWDGLTMPHAQKTKADLAKMTIHESHIRDLSAWDQTVPAELRGKYLALTAQESNMVQHLKKLSDSGVTHIELLPVFDLATVNEFSDKVADIQQPFSRLCEVNSAVKSSEFAGYCDSGSTVEEVLTQLKQNDSKDNPQVQALNTLVAQTDSYNWGYDPFHYTVPEGSYATDPEGTARIKEFRTMIQAIKQDLGMNVIMDVVYNHTNAAGPTDRTSVLDKIVPWYYQRLNETTGSVESATCCSDSAPEHRMFAKLIADSLAVWTTDYKIDGFRFDLMGYHPKAQILSAWERIKALNPDIYFFGEGWDSNQSDRFEIASQINLKGTGIGTFSDRLRDAVRGGGPFDSGDALRQNQGVGSGAGVLPNELTSMTDDQARHLADLTRLGMAGNLADFVLIDKDGAVKRGSEIDYNGAPGGYAADPTEVVNYVSKHDNQTLWDMISYKAAQETDLDTRIRMQAVSLATVMLGQGIAFDQQGSELLRSKSFTRDSYDSGDWFNRVDYSLQDNNYNVGMPRISDDGSNYDIIARVKDWVATPGEAELKQMTAFYQELTALRKSSPLFTLGDGATVMKRVDFRNTGADQQTGLLVMTIDDGMQAGASLDSRVDGIVVAINAAPESRTLQDFTGTSLQLSAIQQAAGDRSLASGVQVAADGSVTLPAWSVAVLELPQGESQGAGLPVSSK, encoded by the coding sequence ATGCTCAGATATACCTGTCATGCCCTATTTCTTGGATCGTTAGTATTATTGAGTGGCTGTGATAACAGCTCTTCCTCCTCTTCCTCTGGCTCACCTGGCGATCCAGGTACTCCCGGCACGCCCGACCCGCAGGATGTCGTCGTCCGTTTACCGGATGTCGCTGTCCCTGGCGAAGCGGTGCAAGCTTCCGCCAATCAGGCTGTCATTCATCTTGTCGATATTGCCGGTATTACCAGCAGTACGCCGGTCGACTATGCGACGAAAAACCTCTATTTATGGAACAACGAAACCTGTGACGCGCTGAGCGCGCCGGTGGGGGACTGGAATGATGTCAGTACCACGCCAACCGGCAGCGACAAATATGGCCCTTACTGGGTGATCCCGCTGACCAAAGAGAGCGGATGTATCAACGTTATCGTTCGCGATGGCACCGATAAGCTTATCGACAGCGATCTGCGTGTCTCCTTCAGTGATTTCACCGATCGCACGGTATCGGTTATCGCCGGCAACAGCGCGGTCTATGACTCCCGCGCCGACGCCTTCCGCGCCGCCTTTGGCGTGGCGCTGGCCGATGCGCACTGGGTCGATAAGACTACTCTGCTGTGGCCGGGTGGGGAAAATAAACCCATTGTGCGCCTCTATTACAGTCACAGCAGTAAAGTCGCTGCCGACAGTAACGGCGAATTTAGCGATAAATATGTCAAGCTGACCCCCACCACTGTCAGCCAGCAGGTAAGCATGCGCTTCCCGCATCTCGCCAGCTATCCAGCCTTTAAACTGCCGGATGATGTCAACGTCGATGAATTGCTGCAGGGCGAGACGGTGGCGATAGCCGCGGAAAGCGATGGGATCCTGAGCTCCGCTACCCAGGTGCAGACCGCCGGCGTGCTGGACGATACCTATGCCGCCGCTGCCGAGGCGCTGAGCTACGGCGCCCAGCTAACCGATAGTGGCGTGACCTTCCGCGTCTGGGCACCCACGGCGCAGCAGGTTGAGCTGGTGCTCTACAGCGCCGACAAGAAAGTGGTAGCCAGCCATCCAATGACCCGCGACAGCGCCTCCGGCGCCTGGTCCTGGCAGGGGGGAAGCGACCTGAAAGGCGCCTTCTACCGCTACGCGATGACGGTCTACCACCCGCAATCGCGCAAAGTTGAGCAGTATGAAGTAACCGATCCCTACGCCCACAGTTTGTCGACCAACTCGGAGTACAGCCAGGTGGTCGATCTCAACGACAGCGCGCTGAAGCCGGAAGGCTGGGACGGGCTGACGATGCCGCACGCGCAGAAAACTAAAGCCGATCTGGCGAAAATGACGATTCATGAATCGCACATTCGCGATCTCTCCGCCTGGGATCAAACCGTACCTGCCGAACTGCGCGGTAAGTATCTGGCGCTCACCGCCCAGGAGAGCAATATGGTTCAGCATCTGAAAAAGCTGTCGGATTCAGGGGTGACCCATATTGAACTGCTGCCGGTCTTCGATCTGGCGACGGTCAATGAGTTCAGCGACAAAGTCGCCGATATTCAGCAGCCGTTCAGCCGCCTGTGCGAGGTCAACAGCGCGGTGAAGAGCAGCGAGTTCGCGGGCTACTGTGACAGTGGTTCGACGGTCGAAGAAGTGCTGACTCAGCTGAAGCAGAACGACAGTAAGGATAATCCGCAGGTGCAGGCGTTGAACACGCTGGTGGCGCAGACCGACTCCTATAACTGGGGCTACGATCCGTTCCACTACACGGTACCGGAAGGATCGTATGCCACCGATCCGGAAGGCACGGCGCGCATTAAAGAGTTCCGCACCATGATTCAGGCTATCAAGCAGGATCTGGGAATGAACGTCATTATGGACGTGGTGTATAACCACACCAACGCCGCCGGCCCGACCGACCGCACCTCGGTGCTGGATAAGATCGTCCCCTGGTACTATCAGCGCCTGAATGAAACCACCGGCAGCGTGGAATCGGCCACCTGTTGCTCCGACTCGGCGCCAGAGCACCGGATGTTCGCCAAGCTTATCGCCGATTCACTGGCGGTATGGACCACCGATTATAAGATCGATGGCTTCCGCTTCGATCTGATGGGCTACCACCCGAAAGCGCAGATCCTCTCGGCCTGGGAGCGCATTAAAGCGCTGAACCCGGACATTTACTTCTTTGGTGAAGGCTGGGATTCCAACCAGAGCGATCGCTTTGAAATTGCCTCGCAAATCAATCTGAAAGGCACCGGGATCGGCACGTTCTCCGATCGTCTGCGCGACGCCGTGCGCGGCGGCGGGCCGTTCGATTCCGGCGATGCATTGCGCCAGAACCAGGGCGTGGGCAGCGGGGCCGGCGTTCTGCCGAATGAGCTGACCAGCATGACCGACGATCAGGCGCGCCATCTCGCCGATCTGACCCGTCTGGGCATGGCCGGTAACCTTGCCGACTTCGTGCTGATCGACAAAGACGGCGCGGTGAAGAGAGGCAGCGAGATTGACTATAACGGCGCGCCCGGCGGCTACGCGGCTGATCCGACGGAAGTCGTGAACTATGTGTCAAAACACGATAACCAGACGCTGTGGGACATGATCAGCTACAAAGCCGCTCAGGAGACGGATCTCGATACCCGCATCCGGATGCAGGCCGTGTCGCTGGCCACCGTGATGCTGGGCCAGGGGATCGCCTTTGACCAGCAGGGTTCGGAGCTGCTGCGCTCTAAATCTTTTACCCGCGATTCGTATGACTCTGGTGACTGGTTTAACCGCGTGGACTACTCCCTGCAGGATAATAACTACAACGTCGGTATGCCGCGCATCAGCGATGATGGCAGCAACTACGACATCATCGCTCGCGTGAAGGACTGGGTGGCAACCCCGGGAGAAGCCGAGCTTAAGCAGATGACCGCGTTTTATCAGGAGCTGACCGCGCTGCGTAAATCGTCCCCGCTGTTTACCCTTGGCGATGGCGCGACGGTGATGAAGCGCGTGGACTTCCGCAATACCGGCGCCGATCAGCAAACCGGTCTGCTGGTGATGACTATCGATGACGGGATGCAGGCTGGCGCTAGCCTGGACAGCCGCGTCGACGGCATTGTGGTGGCGATCAACGCCGCACCGGAAAGCCGGACGCTGCAGGACTTCACCGGTACATCGTTGCAGCTGAGCGCTATTCAGCAGGCGGCGGGCGACCGGTCGCTGGCCAGCGGCGTACAGGTTGCCGCTGATGGCTCGGTCACGTTGCCGGCCTGGTCGGTCGCCGTGCTCGAGTTGCCGCAGGGTGAGTCGCAGGGCGCTGGCCTGCCGGTGAGCAGTAAATAA
- the gspS gene encoding type II secretion system pilot lipoprotein GspS — MRIPLIFPLCMVALLSGCQQKPASTLSPAISSQAQLEQLSSVAAGTRYLKNKCNRSDLPADETIYRAAVNVGKARGWGNIDVATLSQNSDRLYQQLLQDSTPEATQCSQFNRQLAPFIASLRGD; from the coding sequence ATGCGTATTCCGCTTATATTTCCGCTTTGCATGGTAGCTCTTCTCTCTGGCTGCCAACAAAAACCCGCCTCAACGCTCAGCCCGGCCATCAGCAGCCAGGCGCAGCTCGAGCAGCTCTCGTCCGTGGCGGCAGGAACGCGCTATCTCAAGAATAAATGTAATCGTAGCGATCTCCCCGCCGATGAAACGATATATCGGGCGGCGGTGAATGTCGGTAAAGCGCGCGGATGGGGAAATATTGATGTGGCGACGTTAAGCCAAAATAGCGACCGGCTTTACCAACAGCTTTTACAGGACAGCACCCCGGAAGCCACACAGTGCAGTCAATTTAATCGCCAGCTTGCTCCCTTTATTGCCAGCCTACGCGGCGACTAA
- the gspB gene encoding type II secretion system assembly factor GspB, with product MIVRDDSERGIPPLVAHQPSTALADAPVSRGRMVQIPGWIIPLYAGLFIALGWFGGEQWRHPAPPQTLPLPVAHAALLPLTAAGEAAPKTPPPAAKASAPVAPVVDSDTLPPLRYTAHVYASLAEKRSIVLNGKAWTEGDSPLPNLVVEQIQQDVTIFSFNGTTFTLAALEDWPGGKIDEEPKGE from the coding sequence GTGATTGTTCGTGATGACAGTGAAAGAGGGATCCCCCCGCTGGTGGCGCATCAGCCGTCCACCGCGCTGGCGGACGCGCCGGTAAGCCGCGGCCGGATGGTACAGATCCCCGGCTGGATTATCCCGCTGTACGCCGGATTATTTATCGCGCTCGGCTGGTTTGGCGGCGAGCAGTGGCGTCACCCGGCACCGCCGCAAACGCTGCCCTTGCCGGTGGCGCATGCGGCGCTTCTGCCGTTAACCGCTGCCGGAGAGGCCGCGCCAAAGACGCCGCCGCCGGCGGCAAAAGCCAGCGCGCCCGTCGCGCCGGTGGTGGACAGCGATACGCTGCCGCCGCTGCGCTACACCGCCCATGTCTACGCCTCGTTAGCGGAAAAACGCAGCATTGTGTTAAACGGCAAAGCGTGGACCGAGGGCGATTCCCCGCTGCCCAATCTGGTGGTGGAGCAGATCCAGCAGGATGTGACGATCTTTAGCTTCAACGGCACGACCTTTACCCTCGCGGCGCTGGAGGACTGGCCCGGCGGGAAAATTGACGAGGAGCCGAAAGGCGAATAA